The Gimesia sp. DNA segment ATCTCTGTGGGAACCGACAAAGGAGATATCGTAGGCAGCAGCGATAAAGCGTTGCAGGCCGCGATTGACTATATCGCCGGCAAAGGGGGCGGTACGGTTCAGATTCTGCCCGGCACGTTCACCTTGCGTAATGCCCTGCATCTCCCTTCTCATATCCGTCTGCTGGGAAGTGGCCCCGAGACGATCATCACCAAAGGTCCCTCGGAAACGGTGGCGATTTCTGAAGACTCGGACTGGTACGATCAAGAGATCACACTGGAGAAGTCGGCCGGTTTCCAGGTAGGCGATGGTGTCGTACTGGTGACAAAGAATCCGAGCACCGGCGGACAGGATGTTATTAAACGCACACTCGTGGCTCGCTCGGGAAATCGTTTCAAGTTGAATGATGGGCTGCGGAAAAATGTCTGGCTTTCCGGGAAGCCGACGGTTGCTTCGCTGTTCCCGCTGCTGACCAGCGAATATACCCGCGACGTTGTGATCGAAAATCTGACGCTGGATGGCAATCGGAAAAACAATACCAACCTCAACGGCAACTACGGGGGTTGCATCTTTCTGCAGGATTGCAATCGCTACTCAATTCGGAATGTCACCGCGCGCAACTACAACGGGGACGGCATCAGTTTCCAGATCTGTCACGATGTGAAAGTCGAAAACTGCCACAGTCATGATCATGAGGGACTGGGCGTGCATCCGGGCTCCGGTTCACAGCGCCCCCTGATTCAGAATAACCGCTTCGAGAACAATCATATTGGACTGTTCTGGTGCTGGGGTGTGAAATACGGATTGGCCGAAAAGAATCAGCTCACGGGAAATGATATCGGCATCTCAATCGGTCACAACGATACCGATAATGTGATGCGTGAGAATATTGTCGCCGACAGCAAGCAGGTGGGAATTCTGTTCCGCAACGACGCCCGCGGCAAGAACTTCTGGGCGAACCGGAATACCGTGGTCAAAAATCAGATCCTCAACAGCGGTGCCGCGAATGGAGTGGCCATCGATATCACGGGCCGGACTTCGGATCTGGTCATCAAAGAAAATCTGATCCGTGAACAACGACAGCCGATGCAGCGGACCGGAATTCGCATTGGTCCGGAGGCAGGCAAAATTGAGCTGGCTGATAACAAGATAGAGGGCTTCATGAAGTCGATTGACGATCAACGTCAGGCGACCTGAGCACTCTGATCCCCGCTGGAACCAGAGTGCGCGGCCCGTTGTTTACTTGTTGGCGGCGATTTCTTCCGACTTCATGACTTTGCCGATCTGCTTGACGGCCTGTCGCAGTCGCTGAGAATTCTCGACGATGGCCATCCGCAGGTAGCCTTCGCCGTCTTCACCGAATCCACGTCCGGGGCTGACAGCGACGCCTCCCTCGTCCAGCAGTTTCATGGCGAAATCGATCGAGCCCATCTGTGCCCAGGGTTCCGGAATCTTGGCCCAGACGAACATACCAGCCTTGGGGCGGTCAATTTCCCAGCCCAGGCGTTCCAGGCCATCACAAAAGATGTTCCGTCGCTGCTGGTATTCGGCGGCGATACTGTCGACGGCAGCTTCACAGTGCCGCATCGCGACGATGGCGGCAATCTGAACCGGTTGAAACAGGCCGTAATCGTAGTAGCCTTTAATGGTGGAGAGTGCCCGCACCATTTCAGAGTTGCCTGAGCAGAAGCCGATACGCCAGCCGGCCATGCTGAAGCCTTTACTCATGGTCGTAAATTCGACGCCGACTTCCGATGCACCGGGAGTCGCGAGGAAGCTGGGGGCCTTGTAGCCATCGAAGCAGATGTCGGCGTAGGCGAAGTCGCTGATCACCATGAACGAGTACTTGCGGGCCAGGCGAACCAGCTCGACATAGAAATCCTGTTCAATGACGGTTGCACTCGGATTGTGGGGGAAATTGACCACAACGACCTTGGGCTTGGGATACAGGTGTTCGCAAGTATAAGCGATGTTTGAGAGGAACTGGTCTGGCTCGCGGACGTCGAGTTCAATCACGTTACCTGCAGCCAGCATCACGGCATACACGTGGACCGGGAACGAGGGAGAGGGAACGATGGCAGTGTCTCCGGGGCCCATCAGTGCCAGACAAAGGTGGCTGAAGCCCTCTTTAGATCCGATACAGGTCACGACTTCGGAGTCGGGATCGAGTCGGACACCATATTTTTTCCAGTAACGGGCCGTCACTTCTTTTCTCAGGTTGGCAATCCCGTTGGCGACCGAATAGCGGTGGTTCCGCGGATCAGCGAGTGCTTCGGACATTTTCTCAACGATCAGCGGATCCGGCGGGTCTGTGGGATTCCCCATACCCAGATCGATGACATCGATTCCCGCCACCCTTTTCTGGTATTTCAGCTTGTTGATTTTTCCGAAAAGGTATGGGGGTAAACGCTTTACTCGTTCAGCAACCGGGATGGTAAAACCGTCATCTGAAGAGGGAACTTCGGATTCGCCACGCATAATGAAAACACTACCTGTAATACATGGAATATTTGTCTACTGTCATCCAGGGGCTGTCTGTTCCATTCGCTTCCACCGGAGGCGATGGCCCTGGCCTGACCTCTGCCATTTTACGCGATTGTCCTGAAAAATGCGCCTGCGGAATATGAGTAATTTTTCACAGAACGCAGCAGGACACGAAAAAACGCGTGTCAGTAAGGCAGGACTGACACGCGCCGGGGTGAACTGGTTCTCTTACAGGAGAATATTCAGGCCGAATCCACTCTTAGCGAGTCGGACGGTTCAGTCCCTGTGTGGGGCTGGGAATGGCCTGCTGTACCGGAGACTGTCCGAAGTTGGTCCCTGATGTCTGGGATACACCACCGGTCACGGTGTTGGTGATGTAGTTGTCGACACGGGTTTCTTCTTTCAGCTTGGCGAAGACCCGGGCAACAGCTTCCTGAGTCTGTTCTTCAGTCAGCTGTTCGATCAGCTGGCTTTTGACTTCCTCGATGTTGGTGACAACCGGATCGGTGTGTCCTTCGCACATCAGGATGGCATACCGGCTGGGACCGATCTGAATGATTCCGGAGATTTCGCCTTCTTTCAGTTTGAAGGCTGCTTTCCAGAGACTTTCATTGTCGGAGTACTGTGGGATCGGCTGGATAGCACCACCCAGGGCACGGCTGTTAGGTTCGATGGAGAAATCGCGGGCTTTGCGTTCAAAGTCGGCAGGGTTCCGTTTCACGTCATCCCAGACTTTCTGAGCGCGGTGCAGGTTGTCCATCATGATCATGCGGGCTTTGACCCGGGGACCGTAATCGCGAACGAAGGCTTTTTGGACTTCAGCCTGTGTCAGGTGAGTCTGCTGTCCAGCCAGTTTCCGCAGGGCCAGCATCGGCCAGATAACATTACGGCGATACTGATTGGGATTCATTTTCCGTTCTGCCTGCAGCATGTCGTACCAGGTTTTGGTATCCAGGTTGAAACGCTTGGCGATTTTCTCGACTTCAGCGTGGACTTCAGCCTGTTCAACGGTCACGCCGGCTTTTTGACAAGCCTGTTCGATGACGGCACGGTTAATTACGTTTTCCAGAACTTCCGGACCATACAGGGCGATACATTCGCGGGCCAGTTCATCTTCAGTGATAACGACACTGCCGACTTTCGCAACGGGCTGGCTGCGAACGGCGGGCTGGTTACCTGAGAGGCGTACTTTGCCAGCGGATTTGTCTTCTCCGGCAGAACCGGTTTTGGCGTTGAAGGTCTGGAAAAAGAGGACGCCAGCGAGAAGAACCAGTCCGGTACCGGCTGCGAAAAAGATGATTTTCCGTTTTGATTTAGTCTTGGTCTGGGTCGCATGCGGGTTTGGGGTTGGTTCGCCCATTGCTTAAAATCTCCATTTTTGTATCCGACGCGAGTGGATCATGTGATTGCCTGAGTTCACCCCCACCGGCTCTCCTGGCCGGGTTCCAGGATCCTTTGGGTCTGCGGATCGCGAGGAAACGTTTGCGGAGTCATCAATCACGTTGATACTGATTCGTCAGAAGATTTACGAAACTTCCTTGTCTCAAGCTCTACCATAAGAGCGCGGCGGAAATGTAAAACTTTCAACGAAACAGGTCAACAGCAATTTATTGGAGCGGAAAAGCAGTTGTTTTTTCACCTTTTTCACCAGAATTATCGCTGTTTTTTGAGCCGAAAGTCACCGGTTTGCGTTTTTCTGCACAGGCACTGCTGGAGTCGATTCCAGTCTCATAATCAGGGCGAGAACAACATCGGGCAGGATTTTTGCTCGGTGAAGCGCCTGATTCGAGAATATTCAGTCGGTCAGCGATTTCTTTGATTGCGGGCCAAGTTGACAGAGGGGTACAATCAGTTGAGCGGCACATTCGTGGCCCGCGATTCTCATTGACCTTTCAACCGATCAGATAAATTAAACAGCGAGAGAGCAGACAGGGGAGATCGATATGGGATTCTGGATGGATAAATTACGGGGAGAGCTGGTCGATATCATCGAGTGGATCGATGATTCCAAGCATACCCTGACCTGGCGTTTTCCCCGGTATCAGAATGAAATCAAAAATGGGGCCGAACTGATCGTACGACCGGGGCAGATGGCCCTGTTTGTGCATCGCGGACAGGTGGCCGACGTCTTCGAGCCAGGCCATTACCAGCTCACCACAGACAACCTGCCGATTCTGGCAACGCTGCAGGGCTGGAAGCATGGCTTCAACAGCCCGTTTCGATCCGAAGTCTACTTTGTCAACACGACCCAGGTCACAGATCTGAAGTGGGGAACTCCCAATCCGATCATGCTGCGTGATCCGGAATTCGGCCCCATCCGCCTGCGGGCATTCGGGAATTATTCGCTCAAGGCCAACGATCCCCGGATTCTGGTCAAGGAACTGGTGGGCACCGATTCCGAGTTTCATTCCAACGAAATCAATGAGCTCCTGCGGTCGATCATCATCAGTTCCTTCGCTGATCTGCTGGGAGAGTCGAAATACGCGGCACTGGATCTGGCTTCCAAATACACCGAAATTTCGCTCGAGTTGAAAAAGCTGGTCAACGAACGCATCGACGATGAATACGGGCTGGAAGTGCCCCAGATGCTGATCGTGAATATCTCCCTGCCCGAAAGCGTCGAGAAGGCGCTCGATACGCGAACCAGCATGGGAGTCATCGGCGATATGAACCAGTTCCAGCAGTACCAGATGGGGCAGGCGATGCTCTCTGCTGCAGAGAACCCCGCCGGAGGCGGCGCTGCAGACGGTATGGGACTGGGCATGGGCTTTGCGATGGCCAACCGGATGATGCAGCCCGGAGGAGCGGGCGCACCCGGACCAATGTCGCCACCCCCTCCACCGCCGGCAGCCTGGCATATCGCCGCGAACGGGCAGTCTCAAGGGCCATTTGCGCTGGAAGTCATTTCGGACGGAATCGCCAAAGGACAGATTACTGCTAATACCCAGGTCTGGTCGGCCGGCATGTCGGGCTGGTTACCGGCGGGACAGGTTCCCCAACTGGCGGCACTCTTCCAGGCAGCCACACCTCCTCCACCGCCGCCAGCCAGTTAGTAGAGAAGGTGCAGTCAGCAGGCCATGCATTGTAGATCCCACAGGCACGGGAATGATTCCGAGCCGCGAGACCGGAGGCGGGTGTTCGCGTGAGAGTAGCACACATTATCACGCGAATGATCATCGGCGGTGCGCAGCAGAATACGCTTTACACAGTGGAAGATCAGTATCGGGATTACGGCGACGAGGTTTCGCTGATCACCGGACCGACCA contains these protein-coding regions:
- a CDS encoding aminotransferase class I/II-fold pyridoxal phosphate-dependent enzyme, which gives rise to MRGESEVPSSDDGFTIPVAERVKRLPPYLFGKINKLKYQKRVAGIDVIDLGMGNPTDPPDPLIVEKMSEALADPRNHRYSVANGIANLRKEVTARYWKKYGVRLDPDSEVVTCIGSKEGFSHLCLALMGPGDTAIVPSPSFPVHVYAVMLAAGNVIELDVREPDQFLSNIAYTCEHLYPKPKVVVVNFPHNPSATVIEQDFYVELVRLARKYSFMVISDFAYADICFDGYKAPSFLATPGASEVGVEFTTMSKGFSMAGWRIGFCSGNSEMVRALSTIKGYYDYGLFQPVQIAAIVAMRHCEAAVDSIAAEYQQRRNIFCDGLERLGWEIDRPKAGMFVWAKIPEPWAQMGSIDFAMKLLDEGGVAVSPGRGFGEDGEGYLRMAIVENSQRLRQAVKQIGKVMKSEEIAANK
- a CDS encoding peptidylprolyl isomerase, which codes for MGEPTPNPHATQTKTKSKRKIIFFAAGTGLVLLAGVLFFQTFNAKTGSAGEDKSAGKVRLSGNQPAVRSQPVAKVGSVVITEDELARECIALYGPEVLENVINRAVIEQACQKAGVTVEQAEVHAEVEKIAKRFNLDTKTWYDMLQAERKMNPNQYRRNVIWPMLALRKLAGQQTHLTQAEVQKAFVRDYGPRVKARMIMMDNLHRAQKVWDDVKRNPADFERKARDFSIEPNSRALGGAIQPIPQYSDNESLWKAAFKLKEGEISGIIQIGPSRYAILMCEGHTDPVVTNIEEVKSQLIEQLTEEQTQEAVARVFAKLKEETRVDNYITNTVTGGVSQTSGTNFGQSPVQQAIPSPTQGLNRPTR
- a CDS encoding right-handed parallel beta-helix repeat-containing protein, encoding MPASSVSRRQFLGAALATGLGSAATGKLVAGQKPAVNDPRATDGDQRFEPNWDEQLSISVGTDKGDIVGSSDKALQAAIDYIAGKGGGTVQILPGTFTLRNALHLPSHIRLLGSGPETIITKGPSETVAISEDSDWYDQEITLEKSAGFQVGDGVVLVTKNPSTGGQDVIKRTLVARSGNRFKLNDGLRKNVWLSGKPTVASLFPLLTSEYTRDVVIENLTLDGNRKNNTNLNGNYGGCIFLQDCNRYSIRNVTARNYNGDGISFQICHDVKVENCHSHDHEGLGVHPGSGSQRPLIQNNRFENNHIGLFWCWGVKYGLAEKNQLTGNDIGISIGHNDTDNVMRENIVADSKQVGILFRNDARGKNFWANRNTVVKNQILNSGAANGVAIDITGRTSDLVIKENLIREQRQPMQRTGIRIGPEAGKIELADNKIEGFMKSIDDQRQAT
- a CDS encoding SPFH domain-containing protein translates to MGFWMDKLRGELVDIIEWIDDSKHTLTWRFPRYQNEIKNGAELIVRPGQMALFVHRGQVADVFEPGHYQLTTDNLPILATLQGWKHGFNSPFRSEVYFVNTTQVTDLKWGTPNPIMLRDPEFGPIRLRAFGNYSLKANDPRILVKELVGTDSEFHSNEINELLRSIIISSFADLLGESKYAALDLASKYTEISLELKKLVNERIDDEYGLEVPQMLIVNISLPESVEKALDTRTSMGVIGDMNQFQQYQMGQAMLSAAENPAGGGAADGMGLGMGFAMANRMMQPGGAGAPGPMSPPPPPPAAWHIAANGQSQGPFALEVISDGIAKGQITANTQVWSAGMSGWLPAGQVPQLAALFQAATPPPPPPAS